A single region of the Oenococcus kitaharae DSM 17330 genome encodes:
- a CDS encoding acetyl-CoA carboxylase biotin carboxylase subunit, translated as MFKRVLIANRGEIAVRIIRALREMQIESVAVYSTADRDSLYVQLADIAVCIGGPQPADSYLNIQNIVSAAVLSGADAIHPGFGFLSENVEFARICEECGLVFIGPKADTIELMGNKSNARDTMKKHGISVIPGSEEAVTSVDAALQVADEIGYPVMLKAAAGGGGKGIRVINSAEDLRQKFSDAQHETKLSFDDDSMYLEKVIENPKHIEVQVMRDVFGNVLAFPERDCSLQREHQKMVEESPCSLINTQERQALLAQAAKAANEIDYLNTGTFEFLMDSQHHFYFMEMNTRLQVEHPVTEMVTGLDLVKMQIHVAAGEALRLQQKDIHIYGSAIECRINAEDPRHNFMPQAGLIKKIHFPLGCPGARIDSGVDSGSRIPPFYDSMIAKLIAHGKDRPEALSVMDRMLTEMSIDGVKTNLDYQRDLMHAPAVVQDSSTTDYIEKEFLPLWKQQLTEKEAS; from the coding sequence ATGTTTAAACGGGTCTTGATTGCCAACCGTGGCGAGATAGCAGTTCGAATTATTCGAGCACTTCGTGAAATGCAAATAGAATCTGTCGCGGTCTATTCAACAGCTGATCGCGACAGTCTTTATGTTCAGCTGGCCGATATTGCTGTCTGCATCGGCGGTCCACAACCGGCGGATTCTTATTTGAATATTCAAAATATCGTTAGTGCAGCTGTCCTTTCGGGTGCTGATGCTATTCACCCAGGGTTCGGTTTTCTATCTGAAAATGTTGAGTTTGCGCGAATTTGTGAAGAGTGCGGTTTGGTTTTCATTGGTCCTAAAGCTGACACAATTGAGTTAATGGGTAACAAATCCAATGCTCGTGATACGATGAAAAAACATGGTATTTCGGTCATCCCAGGCAGTGAAGAAGCTGTTACGTCGGTTGATGCGGCTTTGCAGGTTGCAGATGAGATTGGTTATCCCGTCATGCTCAAGGCAGCGGCCGGAGGCGGCGGCAAGGGTATCCGTGTGATCAATAGCGCTGAGGATCTTCGTCAGAAGTTTTCTGATGCCCAACACGAGACAAAGCTTTCTTTTGATGATGACAGTATGTATTTGGAAAAGGTTATTGAAAACCCGAAACATATTGAAGTGCAAGTGATGCGGGATGTTTTTGGCAATGTGCTGGCTTTTCCAGAACGTGACTGTTCATTACAGCGCGAACATCAGAAAATGGTTGAGGAAAGTCCTTGTTCTTTGATTAATACACAAGAACGTCAAGCGCTATTAGCTCAAGCGGCTAAAGCTGCTAATGAGATTGATTATTTGAACACAGGTACTTTTGAATTTCTGATGGACAGCCAGCATCATTTCTACTTCATGGAAATGAATACGCGGCTTCAGGTTGAACACCCGGTCACAGAAATGGTGACAGGACTTGATCTTGTGAAAATGCAGATTCACGTTGCGGCCGGAGAAGCCTTACGTTTGCAGCAAAAAGATATCCATATCTATGGCAGTGCCATCGAGTGCCGGATTAATGCCGAAGATCCACGGCATAATTTTATGCCGCAAGCTGGTCTGATTAAGAAGATTCATTTTCCTTTGGGTTGCCCAGGTGCGCGTATTGATTCGGGTGTGGATTCCGGCAGCAGAATTCCACCTTTCTATGATTCCATGATTGCCAAACTGATTGCTCACGGAAAAGATCGGCCAGAGGCGTTGTCGGTGATGGATCGTATGCTAACCGAAATGTCGATCGATGGTGTTAAAACAAACCTTGACTATCAGCGTGATTTGATGCATGCACCAGCAGTTGTTCAGGACAGTTCGACAACGGATTATATTGAAAAAGAGTTTTTGCCTCTTTGGAAACAGCAGCTCACTGAGAAGGAGGCTTCATGA
- the fabZ gene encoding 3-hydroxyacyl-ACP dehydratase FabZ, with translation MTEKIEMTAEEIQAVLPHRYPMLLVDKVLELVPGESIKAQKNVTINEEFFQGHFPGNPVMPGVLIVESLAQAGAIALLKMDRFAGKTPYFGGVDKVKFRRMVRPGDVLKLEVTLDKLKENIGSAHAVATVDGEKACSADLLFLIG, from the coding sequence ATGACAGAAAAAATTGAAATGACAGCTGAAGAAATTCAAGCTGTTTTACCGCATCGTTATCCGATGCTGCTGGTTGACAAAGTCTTGGAATTAGTTCCTGGAGAAAGCATCAAAGCACAGAAAAACGTCACGATCAATGAAGAATTTTTTCAGGGTCATTTTCCTGGCAACCCAGTCATGCCTGGCGTTTTAATCGTTGAATCTTTGGCGCAGGCTGGCGCAATTGCCTTGCTTAAAATGGATCGTTTTGCCGGCAAGACACCTTATTTTGGTGGTGTCGACAAGGTTAAATTCCGCCGTATGGTTCGACCTGGCGATGTGCTAAAGTTAGAAGTTACTTTGGATAAATTAAAGGAAAATATCGGCAGCGCTCATGCAGTTGCGACCGTTGATGGGGAAAAGGCTTGTTCAGCGGATTTACTTTTTCTGATTGGGTGA
- the accB gene encoding acetyl-CoA carboxylase biotin carboxyl carrier protein, with product MDEKAIKALIEQVDQSSIREFDLTVDGVHLYLSKNKTANHSVPATTDIPQQKVADTASSAADNAVPAVEETPKKSAAESEDDFQTIKSPLVGVAYLQPNPEAQSYVKVGDQVKVGDVVCVIEAMKMMTEIKSQVAGQIAEILIDNESMVDYDQPLIKVKTEVGK from the coding sequence GTGGACGAAAAAGCGATTAAAGCTTTAATCGAACAAGTCGATCAAAGCAGTATCCGTGAATTTGATCTGACTGTTGATGGCGTGCATCTTTATTTATCTAAAAATAAGACTGCAAATCACAGTGTGCCGGCAACAACAGATATACCGCAGCAGAAGGTTGCGGATACAGCATCTTCAGCGGCTGATAATGCTGTTCCGGCCGTAGAAGAAACACCAAAAAAATCAGCGGCCGAATCTGAGGATGATTTTCAAACCATTAAATCGCCGTTAGTCGGCGTGGCTTATCTGCAGCCCAACCCAGAAGCTCAAAGTTATGTGAAAGTCGGGGATCAGGTGAAAGTCGGCGACGTAGTTTGTGTGATTGAAGCTATGAAGATGATGACTGAAATTAAGAGCCAGGTTGCCGGCCAAATTGCAGAAATTCTCATTGATAATGAGTCAATGGTTGATTACGATCAGCCCTTGATCAAAGTAAAAACAGAGGTAGGCAAATGA